From Salvia splendens isolate huo1 chromosome 16, SspV2, whole genome shotgun sequence, a single genomic window includes:
- the LOC121772495 gene encoding poly(U)-specific endoribonuclease-B-like, producing the protein MSLLQSFHHQNTQQNLTSEMEGLIRGLADAVLNPNRGRDNDDDDDDDSRDERSRSTWAEVVGGEQEEEDQTNRRPASHHAPRKEMSEQRQSGRKETYEQNEWGSGGSRPAATTQEYGETNDDGWETVGRKPPSKKNHKVPKNQWNNYKRPIDEQEYSGDVDYGTGIEPSEEELADIGKALNKLWDLDSNRLVPGKDYEIDCGEGKKVYQKEDMADASLFTWLSEDIFRRPTYSRFCALLDNYNPEQGCKEVVTSEEKQEQKAFIEEISRTAVIKYLYKYLSAKGVISENYEDFKRMLAGFWFDLYGRGGTSGSSSAFEHVFVGEIKQRGEQEVSGFHNWIQFYLEEAKGRVNYQGYIFPRRRGNTPDSESHLLTIQFEWNGVLKSVSSTLVGVSPEFEFAIYTLCFYLGQEENHVELGPYPVNIKCYRLGNRIGSAFPVADS; encoded by the exons ATGAGTCTTCTTCAATCATTTCATCACCAAAACACACAGCAAAATCTCACATCCGAAATGGAGGGTTTAATACGCGGACTCGCTGATGCAGTGTTGAATCCTAATCGCGGTCgtgataatgatgatgatgatgatgatgacagtCGCGATGAGCGATCTAGATCCACTTGGGCTGAG GTGGTGGGCGGGGAGCAGGAAGAAGAAGATCAGACTAATCGTAGACCTGCCTCGCACCACGCGCCG CGGAAGGAGATGAGTGAGCAGCGGCAATCAGGAAGAAAGGAGACGTATGAACAGAATGAGTGGGGATCGGGAGGATCGCGCCCTGCAGCTACAACCCAAGAg TATGGAGAGACAAATGATGATGGTTGGGAGACTGTGGGCCGTAAGCCGCCTTCAAAGAAGAATCACAAG GTTCCTAAAAACCAGTGGAATAATTACAAGCGCCCCATCGATGAGCAAGAATATTCAGGTGACGTTGATTATGGCACTGGCATAGAACCCTCAGAAGAAGAACTTGCTGATATAGGAAAGGCTCTTAACAAACTGTGGGATCTTGATTCAAATCGCTTAGTTCCTGGGAAGGATTATGAGATTGATTGTGGCGAAGGAAAGAAGGTTTATCAAAAGGAAGACATGGCAGATGCGAGCTTATTTACCTGGCTGAGCGAAGATATCTTCAGGAGGCCTACATATTCACGTTTCTGTGCTCTTCTTGATAATTATAATCCAGAGCAGGGGTGCAAAGAAGTTGTGACTTCTGAAGAGAAGCAAGAGCAAAAGGCATTCATAGAAGAGATAAGCCGAACTGCTGTAATTAAATACCTTTACAAGTATCTGTCAGCAAAGGGGGTTATATCAGAGAACTATGAGGATTTTAAGAGAATGCTTGCAGGTTTTTGGTTTGATCTTTATGGCCGAGGAGGTACATCTGGTAGTTCATCGGCTTTTGAGCATGTTTTTGTTGGAGAAATCAAACAACGGGGAGAGCAAGAAGTCTCAGGATTTCATAACTGGATTCAG TTCTACTTAGAAGAGGCTAAGGGGAGAGTTAACTATCAGGGCTATATTTTTCCTCGAAGGCGTGGGAACACA CCGGACTCTGAATCGCATCTGCTTACCATTCAGTTTGAATGGAATGGTGTTCTGAAGTCGGTGTCAAGCACATTGGTGGGAGTGAGCCCTGAATTTGAGTTTGCAATCTACACTCTATGCTTCTATCTTGGACAGGAAGAAAACCATGTTGAACTTGGTCCATACCCTGTGAATATCAAGTGCTATCGTCTCGGCAACAGAATTGGCTCTGCTTTTCCTGTCGCAGATTCTTAA
- the LOC121771800 gene encoding beta-amylase 3, chloroplastic-like gives MALTLHSSTSFIKSKDNRSSRTSDDFTGAVSFSQIKPPSNQQRAKNSTHEAQLSPAEGISSYSEGVNELGEKLHGMTVPHSHSHDNLRVPVFVMLPLDTISLGGTLNKPRAMLASLMALKSSGVEGVMVDVWWGLVEKDGPLKYNWEGYAELIKMVKKIGLKLQVVMSFHQCGGNVGDSCTIPLPPWVLEEISKNPDLVYTDKSGRRNPEYISLGCDSLAVLRGRTPIQVYSDFMRSFRKIFKDYIGDVVVEVQVGMGPCGELRYPSYPESNGTWRFPGIGEFQCYDKYMRASLAAAAEAIGKDDWGQQGPHDAGQYNQFPEDTGFFQRDGTWNSEYGQFFMEWYSGKLLDHGEKMLNAANIIFQGTGAKLSGKVAGIHWHYKTRSHAAELTAGYYNTRHRDGYLPIARMMAKHGVVLNFTCMEMRDGEQPNEANCSPEGLVRQVKMATKLAGTELAGENALERYDGGAFSQVLATSRSDSGNALSAFTYLRMNKRLFEAENWRNLVEFVKSMSEGGRSTRLPDSDRVGTDLYVGFIKQNNMRKESEAALV, from the exons ATGGCTTTAACACTTCATTCTTCCACCTCTTTTATCAAATCTAAAGATAACAGGAGTTCTAGAACTTCTGATGATTTCACTGGTGCAGTTAGTTTTTCTCAGATCAAACCACCGTCAAACCAGCAGCGAGCAAAGAATTCAACGCATGAAGCCCAACTCTCACCGGCAGAAGGAATCTCTTCATATTCAGAAGGAGTGAATGAGCTGGGGGAGAAACTTCATGGAATGACAGTTCCTCACAGCCATAGCCATGACAATTTGAGGGTGCCTGTTTTCGTCATGCTACCGCTTGACACAATATCTCTAGGGGGGACTCTTAACAAACCTAGAGCAATGTTAGCTAGTTTGATGGCCTTGAAAAGCTCAGGAGTTGAAGGAGTTATGGTTGATGTGTGGTGGGGTCTGGTAGAAAAAGATGGACCTCTGAAATACAATTGGGAAGGCTATGCTGAACTCATAAAGATGGTCAAGAAGATCGGCTTGAAGCTTCAAGTCGTCATGTCTTTTCATCAGTGTGGAGGAAATGTTGGAGATTCTTGCAC TATTCCTCTACCACCATGGGTACTTGAAGAGATTAGCAAAAATCCTGACCTTGTCTACACAGATAAATCAGGTCGCCGCAACCCAGAGTATATATCCTTGGGTTGTGATTCACTAGCTGTCCTTAGAGGAAGAACACCAATCCAAGTCTATTCTGACTTTATGAGGAGTTTCAGAAAGATATTCAAGGACTACATTGGAGACGTTGTTGTG GAGGTCCAAGTGGGGATGGGACCCTGCGGAGAGCTAAGATATCCATCCTATCCAGAAAGCAATGGCACCTGGAGATTTCCAGGAATAGGAGAATTCCAGTGTTATGACAAG TATATGAGAGCTTCGCTGGCAGCGGCAGCAGAGGCAATCGGGAAAGATGACTGGGGACAGCAAGGGCCTCATGATGCTGGACAATACAACCAGTTTCCTGAAGATACTGGCTTTTTTCAGAGGGATGGTACGTGGAATAGTGAGTATGGACAGTTTTTCATGGAGTGGTATTCCGGTAAGCTACTTGACCATGGAGAAAAGATGCTCAACGCAGCAAATATAATATTTCAAGGGACTGGAGCCAAACTATCTGGAAAAGTGGCGGGAATTCATTGGCATTACAAAACAAGATCTCACGCAGCAGAGCTAACAGCAGGATACTACAATACAAGGCATAGAGATGGCTACCTACCGATAGCAAGAATGATGGCAAAACACGGTGTTGTCTTGAACTTCACTTGTATGGAGATGAGGGATGGAGAGCAGCCGAACGAAGCTAACTGCTCGCCAGAAGGTCTAGTCAGGCAAGTCAAGATGGCAACTAAACTTGCAGGAACAGAACTTGCAGGAGAGAATGCACTGGAGAGGTATGATGGAGGAGCATTTTCGCAAGTGTTGGCGACAAGTAGATCAGATTCAGGAAACGCATTGAGTGCATTTACTTATTTAAGGATGAATAAGAGATTATTTGAAGCTGAGAACTGGaggaatttggttgaatttgtcAAAAGCATGTCTGAAGGTGGTAGAAGCACGAGACTTCCGGACAGTGATAGGGTCGGAACTGACCTGTATGTGGGATTTATCAAGCAAAACAATATGAGGAAGGAAAGTGAAGCAGCCCTTGTATAA